Proteins from a genomic interval of Cervus elaphus chromosome 13, mCerEla1.1, whole genome shotgun sequence:
- the TM2D3 gene encoding TM2 domain-containing protein 3 isoform X1, translated as MAAPVIQLRALCRLCRVVLFLSQFYILSGGGSFSEEPSQPLPQAIKDPGPTRTFTAAPRAAESTDIPPYVMKCPSNGLCSRLPADCIDCKTNFSCVYGKPVTFDCTVKPSVTCVDPDFKSQKSFVLNMTCRFCWQLPEADYECFSSSNCRAVSCPRQRYAANCTVRDHIHCLGNRTFLKMLYCNWTGGYKWSTALALRPVCCCSITLGGFGADRFYLGQWREGLGKLFSFGGLGIWTLIDVLLIGVGYVGPADGSLYI; from the exons ATGGCAGCTCCGGTGATCCAGCTGCGGGCTCTTTGCCGTCTGTGTCGTGTGGTGCTGTTCCTCTCACAGTTCTACATCCTGTCGGGCGGCG GGTCCTTCAGCGAGGAGCCCTCGCAGCCGCTGCCGCAGGCCATCAAGGACCCGGGCCCCACACGGACCTTCACTGCGGCGCCCAGGGCGGCAG AAAGTACCGATATCCCACCTTATGTGATGAAGTGTCCGAGCAATGGCCTGTGTAGCAGACTTCCCGCAGACTGTATAGATTGCAAGACCAATTTCTCCTGTGTCTATGGGAAGCCTGTTACTTTTGACTGCACAGTCAAACCTTCTGTTACCTGTGTT GATCCAGACTTCAAATCCCAGAAGAGTTTTGTCCTCAACATGACCTGTAGGTTCTGCTGGCAACTCCCGGAGGCTGACTATGAGTGCTTCAGCTCCAGCAACTGCAGGGCGGTGTCCTGCCCTCGGCAACGCTATGCAGCCAACTGCACTGTGCGGGACCACATCCACTGCCTGG GTAATCGCACTTTTCTGAAGATGCTCTATTGCAACTGGACTGGAGGATACAAGTGGTCCACAGCCCTGGCTCTGAG GCCTGTTTGCTGTTGCAGCATCACCCTCGGTGGGTTTGGAGCAGACCGCTTCTACCTGGGCCAGTGGCGAGAAGGCCTTGGCAAGCTCTTCAGCTTCGGGGGCCTGGGAATATGGACGCTGATCGACGTCTTGCTCATTGGGGTTGGCTACGTGGGACCAGCGGATGGCTCTTTGTACATTTAG
- the TM2D3 gene encoding TM2 domain-containing protein 3 isoform X2: MAAPVIQLRALCRLCRVVLFLSQFYILSGGGSFSEEPSQPLPQAIKDPGPTRTFTAAPRAAESTDIPPYVMKCPSNGLCSRLPADCIDCKTNFSCVYGKPVTFDCTVKPSVTCVDPDFKSQKSFVLNMTCRFCWQLPEADYECFSSSNCRAVSCPRQRYAANCTVRDHIHCLGNRTFLKMLYCNWTGGYKWSTALALSITLGGFGADRFYLGQWREGLGKLFSFGGLGIWTLIDVLLIGVGYVGPADGSLYI; the protein is encoded by the exons ATGGCAGCTCCGGTGATCCAGCTGCGGGCTCTTTGCCGTCTGTGTCGTGTGGTGCTGTTCCTCTCACAGTTCTACATCCTGTCGGGCGGCG GGTCCTTCAGCGAGGAGCCCTCGCAGCCGCTGCCGCAGGCCATCAAGGACCCGGGCCCCACACGGACCTTCACTGCGGCGCCCAGGGCGGCAG AAAGTACCGATATCCCACCTTATGTGATGAAGTGTCCGAGCAATGGCCTGTGTAGCAGACTTCCCGCAGACTGTATAGATTGCAAGACCAATTTCTCCTGTGTCTATGGGAAGCCTGTTACTTTTGACTGCACAGTCAAACCTTCTGTTACCTGTGTT GATCCAGACTTCAAATCCCAGAAGAGTTTTGTCCTCAACATGACCTGTAGGTTCTGCTGGCAACTCCCGGAGGCTGACTATGAGTGCTTCAGCTCCAGCAACTGCAGGGCGGTGTCCTGCCCTCGGCAACGCTATGCAGCCAACTGCACTGTGCGGGACCACATCCACTGCCTGG GTAATCGCACTTTTCTGAAGATGCTCTATTGCAACTGGACTGGAGGATACAAGTGGTCCACAGCCCTGGCTCTGAG CATCACCCTCGGTGGGTTTGGAGCAGACCGCTTCTACCTGGGCCAGTGGCGAGAAGGCCTTGGCAAGCTCTTCAGCTTCGGGGGCCTGGGAATATGGACGCTGATCGACGTCTTGCTCATTGGGGTTGGCTACGTGGGACCAGCGGATGGCTCTTTGTACATTTAG